Below is a window of Clostridia bacterium DNA.
CGGGCAGCTGCGAAGTGTTTACTCCGCAAATTTCAACCTTATGAAGCATATATATCCTCCCTGGGTTATTGATAATTTAATTATTACCAGAAGAGAATTTTTATATACTAAACTAAAATTGATTTAAAGAAAATGCCCGGATAAAATTATCCGGGCTTTTTGTAATTTAATATTATAAATATTAGTTAATTATAACTTTTTCAGTTTCTTTGTCGAATAGGTGAATTTTGTTAAGGTCAAGAGCAACTTTGATAACCTGAGTAGGTTGAGCTGTACTTCTTGGGTTAACTCTTGCTGTAAATTTCTTGCCTTCAAAATCAAGATATAAGTATCTTTCAGAACCCATAAATTCAGCAACTTCAACTAACATATCAATACAACTTTCAGGAGATGCATTGATGAAAGCATCTTCGTCGTGAAGATTTTCAGGTCTGATACCTAATACAACTTCTTTATTAACATATTCGTCAATATTCTGAGGGATTTTACCTTCAGGAATTTTAATTGAATATGTACCGAATGTTACATAGTAACCGTCTGCTTTCTTTTCAAGTATAGAATCGATGAAGTTCATCTGAGGGCTTCCTATAAATCCTGCAACGAATAGATTGCAAGGTGTATCATATAGGTTCTGAGGTGTGTCAACCTGCTGAACAATACCGTCTTTCATAACAACGATTCTTGTACCCATTGTCATCGCTTCTGTCTGGTCATGAGTAACGTAGATAAATGTTGTATTAAGTTTCTGGTGAAGTTTAGAGATTTCAGTTCTCATCTGAACTCTAAGTTTAGCGTCAAGGTTTGATAGAGGTTCGTCCATAAGGAATACCTGAGGTTCACGAACGATAGCACGACCTAACGCAACTCTCTGTCTCTGACCGCCTGATAAAGCCTTTGGTTTTCTCTGTAATAAATGTTCTATATCAAGAATTTTAGCAGCTTCATCAACTCTTGCTTTAATCTCAGCTTTAGGCATTTTCTTTAATTTTAAGCTGAATGCCATATTATCAAATACTGACATATGAGGATAAAGAGCATAACTCTGGAAAACCATTGCTATATCTCTGTCTTTAGGAGCAACTGTGTTAACTAATCTGTCGCCGATATAAACTTCCCCGTCAGAAATTTCTTCAAGACCTGCAATCATTCTTAAAGTAGTAGA
It encodes the following:
- the ugpC gene encoding sn-glycerol-3-phosphate ABC transporter ATP-binding protein UgpC, producing the protein MASLSLRDVTKKYTDGVTAVSKFNLEIEDKEFIILVGPSGCGKSTTLRMIAGLEEISDGEVYIGDRLVNTVAPKDRDIAMVFQSYALYPHMSVFDNMAFSLKLKKMPKAEIKARVDEAAKILDIEHLLQRKPKALSGGQRQRVALGRAIVREPQVFLMDEPLSNLDAKLRVQMRTEISKLHQKLNTTFIYVTHDQTEAMTMGTRIVVMKDGIVQQVDTPQNLYDTPCNLFVAGFIGSPQMNFIDSILEKKADGYYVTFGTYSIKIPEGKIPQNIDEYVNKEVVLGIRPENLHDEDAFINASPESCIDMLVEVAEFMGSERYLYLDFEGKKFTARVNPRSTAQPTQVIKVALDLNKIHLFDKETEKVIIN